A genome region from Frankineae bacterium MT45 includes the following:
- a CDS encoding Serine protease, subtilisin family yields MRLCSAKSATALLATIAMGGAGLVAVALAPPADAVGATQNVIVLLRDQHTDKPATQAGMSRRAAAVGADQAPLRQRIGKLGGKTTKTYKTLNAVAATLPSSAVAALQSDPAVAEVVPDLQWKLSAAGEKAVKAAAGTATPAQSICPTDPSKPLLEPEALALTHTDSDNAQTPTARSLGYDGTGVKVGFIADGLDINQPDFIRADGSHVITDYQDFSGDGTNAPTSGGEAFGDASSIAAQGRETYDISTFMNPAHPLPAGCNIRVEGMAPGASMVALKVFSNALLTAPTSTIIQAIDWAVNVDHVDILNESFGSNPYPDNATDPISAFNHDAVDAGVTVIASTGDAGGGNTIGTAATDPWVIGAGASTAEQIYAQQTAYGFQLGNGKYTSNQLSSLSSGGISQTQRVQDLTAPGDLNWSLCSDRTLPSGDPQYDCFDNKGDPSNLEVFGGTSESAPLTSGAAALVVQAYRKTHQGASPTPQQVRQVLDSSADDLGLPADLQGSGLLNSYRAVQLAASLGTATNTGQNLLLDQTQLNGVAGPEGTITKQFKVTNDGVGTQRVSAVLRNVSTQTASQQKTVNLSASAPTHTFVDAIGITRSYVTTTFKVAPGVDRLASTVSWNGPGQIVRLSLLDPQGTFSGYSLPQGTGNFGRVELHSPAPGTWTAIIWTAATSAGYTGPATLTTTSYQAGSAGQVSPSSFSLAAGQSRTLTVTTHSPRTTTAASSLVLTGAFGQTTTASIVTRTVLALQAGRPTTFDGTFTTANGRDFSPAQTKTYLFSVPRGAAGLDFKIKVAGATPNEVVAHLSDPSGEPLSTVVNAAADGTTGTGIEATRANPTPGIWELTLELVNPVLGTQLPENYSGIASLSTTPVFTSGVPNSSNAVISKQNGSTQTITIHNTGPQDQTYFVDPRGTSQQTFPLVATEAASSDQFTASIALPLPSESVPGWLVPTEGSKLVVGASATDPITFDVMPLDSPTALNAPNNPDIESTTGTGATAVHTASPIASALWAAFPSLIGPAPADGSPVGSVSMQATILARTFYGDYTSSTGDPLLATVSTSAPAATPVTVPAGGSATVTLHLKPSGSVGSLQQGTIFVDTLQPFAAAGTSGFADEVASVPFTFRVGA; encoded by the coding sequence ATGAGACTCTGCTCCGCGAAGTCCGCTACTGCCCTGCTAGCCACAATCGCGATGGGAGGAGCCGGGCTCGTCGCGGTGGCATTGGCCCCACCAGCTGACGCCGTCGGCGCTACCCAGAACGTCATCGTGCTCCTGCGCGATCAGCACACGGACAAGCCCGCCACGCAGGCCGGGATGAGCCGGCGAGCCGCAGCCGTCGGCGCCGACCAAGCCCCGCTGCGGCAGCGCATCGGAAAGCTCGGCGGCAAGACCACCAAGACCTATAAGACCCTGAATGCGGTCGCGGCCACCCTTCCGAGCAGCGCCGTCGCCGCGCTGCAGAGCGACCCGGCGGTGGCTGAGGTCGTCCCTGATCTGCAGTGGAAGCTCTCCGCCGCTGGCGAGAAGGCGGTAAAGGCCGCCGCCGGGACGGCCACACCGGCGCAGAGCATCTGCCCGACCGACCCGTCGAAGCCACTGCTGGAGCCGGAGGCGCTGGCGCTCACCCACACCGACTCCGACAACGCCCAGACGCCCACGGCGCGCTCGCTGGGGTATGACGGAACAGGGGTAAAAGTCGGCTTCATCGCCGACGGACTGGACATCAACCAGCCGGACTTCATCCGGGCCGACGGCTCGCACGTCATCACCGACTACCAGGACTTCTCCGGAGACGGGACGAACGCCCCGACCTCCGGCGGTGAGGCCTTCGGTGACGCCAGTTCGATCGCGGCCCAGGGACGCGAGACCTACGACATCTCCACCTTCATGAACCCGGCCCATCCCCTCCCGGCCGGCTGCAACATCCGCGTCGAGGGGATGGCGCCCGGTGCGTCGATGGTCGCGCTGAAGGTCTTCTCCAACGCGCTGCTCACCGCGCCGACCTCGACCATCATCCAGGCCATCGACTGGGCGGTGAACGTCGATCACGTCGACATCCTCAATGAATCGTTCGGTTCCAACCCCTACCCGGACAACGCGACCGACCCGATCAGCGCCTTCAACCACGACGCGGTGGACGCCGGCGTGACGGTGATCGCCAGCACCGGGGACGCGGGTGGCGGCAACACCATCGGCACTGCCGCGACCGACCCCTGGGTCATCGGCGCCGGGGCCAGCACGGCCGAGCAGATCTACGCGCAGCAGACCGCGTACGGCTTCCAGTTGGGCAACGGCAAGTACACGAGCAACCAGCTCTCGTCGCTCTCCTCGGGTGGCATCTCGCAGACCCAGCGGGTGCAGGATCTGACGGCCCCCGGTGACCTCAACTGGTCGCTCTGCTCGGACCGGACGCTCCCCTCGGGTGACCCGCAGTACGACTGCTTCGACAACAAGGGCGACCCGAGCAACCTCGAGGTATTCGGCGGGACGAGCGAGTCGGCGCCCCTGACGTCCGGGGCCGCGGCACTGGTCGTACAGGCCTACCGCAAGACCCACCAGGGTGCCTCGCCGACCCCGCAGCAGGTCCGGCAGGTGCTCGACAGCAGCGCGGACGACCTCGGGCTGCCGGCTGACCTGCAGGGCTCTGGTCTGCTCAACAGCTACCGGGCGGTGCAGCTCGCGGCCAGCCTCGGGACGGCCACCAACACCGGCCAGAACCTGCTGCTGGACCAGACCCAGCTCAATGGAGTAGCCGGCCCGGAGGGGACGATCACCAAGCAATTCAAGGTAACCAATGACGGTGTCGGCACCCAGCGGGTCAGTGCGGTGCTGCGCAACGTGAGCACCCAGACCGCGTCCCAGCAGAAGACGGTGAACCTCTCCGCTTCGGCGCCGACACACACCTTCGTCGACGCCATCGGGATAACCCGCTCGTATGTGACCACCACATTCAAGGTGGCACCAGGGGTGGATCGACTCGCTTCGACGGTGAGCTGGAACGGGCCCGGGCAGATCGTGCGGCTGAGTCTGCTCGATCCGCAGGGAACGTTCAGTGGCTACTCGCTGCCCCAGGGCACTGGGAACTTCGGCCGGGTCGAGCTCCACTCGCCGGCCCCCGGCACGTGGACCGCAATCATCTGGACGGCGGCCACCTCGGCCGGATACACCGGTCCGGCCACCCTGACCACCACCTCCTACCAGGCGGGCTCGGCCGGCCAGGTGAGCCCGTCCAGCTTCAGCCTGGCCGCCGGTCAGTCACGCACCCTGACCGTCACCACGCATTCGCCGAGGACCACGACGGCGGCCTCGTCGCTGGTACTCACCGGCGCCTTCGGTCAGACCACCACGGCCTCGATCGTGACCAGAACTGTGCTAGCACTGCAGGCGGGACGACCGACCACGTTTGACGGCACATTCACCACGGCCAACGGTCGCGACTTCTCCCCCGCGCAGACGAAGACGTACCTCTTCAGCGTCCCGCGGGGGGCGGCCGGACTCGACTTCAAGATCAAGGTGGCCGGCGCAACCCCGAACGAGGTGGTCGCGCACCTCTCTGACCCCTCGGGCGAGCCGCTCTCGACCGTCGTCAATGCAGCGGCGGACGGCACCACCGGCACCGGCATCGAGGCGACTAGGGCCAACCCGACGCCCGGCATCTGGGAGTTGACCCTGGAGCTCGTGAACCCGGTCCTGGGCACGCAACTGCCCGAGAATTACTCGGGTATCGCCTCGCTCTCGACCACGCCGGTCTTCACCTCCGGGGTGCCGAACAGCTCGAATGCGGTGATCAGCAAGCAGAACGGATCGACGCAGACGATCACGATCCACAACACCGGCCCGCAGGATCAGACGTACTTCGTCGACCCGCGCGGCACGTCGCAGCAGACCTTCCCGCTGGTCGCGACCGAGGCGGCCTCCAGTGATCAGTTCACGGCGAGTATCGCGCTGCCGCTGCCGAGCGAATCAGTACCGGGTTGGCTGGTTCCGACCGAGGGATCGAAGCTGGTCGTCGGTGCCTCGGCGACCGACCCGATCACCTTCGACGTGATGCCGCTGGACAGCCCGACGGCGTTGAATGCGCCGAACAACCCGGACATCGAGTCGACCACCGGCACCGGCGCCACCGCGGTTCACACCGCCTCGCCGATCGCCTCTGCGCTCTGGGCGGCCTTCCCGTCACTCATCGGTCCGGCTCCGGCCGACGGTTCGCCCGTCGGATCGGTCAGCATGCAGGCGACGATTCTGGCCCGGACGTTCTACGGTGACTACACCTCAAGCACCGGCGACCCACTGCTGGCGACCGTCTCCACATCGGCGCCGGCCGCCACTCCGGTGACCGTGCCGGCCGGCGGTAGTGCGACGGTGACCCTGCACCTGAAGCCGAGCGGATCGGTCGGCTCGCTGCAGCAGGGCACGATCTTCGTCGACACGCTCCAGCCGTTCGCTGCGGCCGGCACCTCCGGCTTCGCCGACGAGGTGGCGTCGGTGCCCTTCACCTTCCGTGTGGGGGCCTGA
- a CDS encoding drug resistance transporter, EmrB/QacA subfamily, which yields MTTREATGTGRGLVLTAMIFAVAMTFIDQTIVSVAAPKIQSELGLSSTGIQWAINAYLLTLAALFAYGGRLADTIGHRPMVIVGILVFAGASALCGLTPTGRWAEAWLVTFRAVQGAGGALMYPAALAIVLNSYEVRERGKALALFFGVAGGLTAVGPALGGYLTLWTWRAIFWVNIPVAVIALLLIVIAKPASSRHPAPMDYRGLVLIVLGVSLSVFGFQQAARWGWSNPLTIACIVVGAALLLVFFRVEQGTESPLINVKIFQDRVFLAQNVILTVAMMVFVPVFFFASEYSQISLGYAASKASLTLLYFFIGFVVAAQIGGRMLDRGGARRPIVIGCVVACVGLALWAGRVTTLVMGQQIWCIIMAGAGMGLMLGQANTDALNRAPSSAYGEATGITQTVRNYGASLGLAILGTILVTVMQTQIAASLIAQGVPSGRANDVAAKVSQLGGGGSGESIPPFIQLDFAEATRTVLYVMAGIMGFAGLLALRWLPRYRAAQPAPQLDGAPQ from the coding sequence ATGACAACCCGTGAAGCGACCGGCACCGGGCGCGGACTTGTACTCACCGCGATGATCTTCGCGGTCGCGATGACCTTCATCGATCAGACGATCGTCTCCGTCGCGGCCCCGAAGATCCAGAGCGAACTCGGGCTGTCCAGCACCGGAATCCAGTGGGCCATCAACGCCTACCTGCTGACCCTGGCCGCCCTCTTCGCCTATGGGGGACGGCTGGCCGACACCATCGGCCACCGCCCAATGGTGATCGTCGGCATCCTGGTCTTCGCCGGCGCCTCCGCGCTCTGCGGCCTCACCCCGACCGGCCGCTGGGCCGAGGCCTGGCTCGTCACCTTCCGCGCCGTACAGGGTGCCGGTGGGGCGCTGATGTACCCGGCCGCGCTGGCCATCGTCCTCAACAGCTATGAGGTGAGGGAGCGCGGCAAGGCACTTGCGCTCTTCTTCGGCGTCGCCGGGGGGCTCACTGCGGTCGGGCCGGCCCTCGGCGGCTACCTCACCCTCTGGACCTGGCGGGCCATCTTCTGGGTCAACATCCCGGTCGCGGTCATCGCACTGCTGCTCATCGTGATCGCGAAGCCGGCGAGCAGCCGGCACCCGGCCCCGATGGACTACCGCGGCCTCGTTCTGATCGTGCTCGGGGTGAGCCTCAGCGTCTTCGGCTTCCAGCAGGCGGCCCGCTGGGGCTGGAGCAACCCGCTCACCATCGCCTGCATCGTCGTCGGGGCGGCGCTGCTCCTCGTCTTCTTCCGGGTCGAGCAGGGCACCGAGTCACCCCTCATCAACGTGAAGATCTTTCAGGATCGCGTCTTCCTGGCCCAGAACGTCATACTCACCGTCGCGATGATGGTCTTCGTGCCGGTCTTCTTCTTCGCCAGTGAGTACTCGCAGATCTCGCTGGGCTACGCCGCGTCCAAGGCCAGCCTCACCCTGCTGTACTTCTTCATCGGCTTCGTAGTCGCCGCGCAGATCGGCGGGCGGATGCTCGATCGCGGCGGCGCCCGGCGCCCGATCGTCATCGGCTGCGTGGTGGCCTGTGTCGGCCTGGCGCTCTGGGCCGGCCGGGTGACGACGCTGGTGATGGGGCAGCAGATCTGGTGCATCATCATGGCCGGCGCCGGCATGGGCCTGATGCTCGGACAGGCCAACACGGACGCTCTGAATCGTGCACCCAGCTCGGCCTACGGCGAGGCCACCGGCATCACCCAGACGGTGCGCAACTACGGCGCCAGCCTGGGACTGGCCATCCTGGGCACCATCCTCGTGACCGTGATGCAGACGCAGATCGCGGCGTCGCTGATCGCGCAGGGAGTGCCGTCAGGGCGGGCCAATGATGTCGCGGCGAAGGTGTCGCAGCTCGGCGGCGGCGGGTCCGGGGAGAGCATCCCGCCTTTCATCCAACTCGACTTCGCCGAGGCCACCCGCACGGTTCTCTATGTAATGGCGGGGATTATGGGCTTCGCCGGGTTGTTGGCACTGCGCTGGCTACCCCGCTACCGGGCTGCTCAGCCCGCGCCGCAGCTCGACGGCGCCCCTCAGTGA
- a CDS encoding FMN-dependent NADH-azoreductase: MKLLHIIASPRGENSTSVQVADAFLEGLQERGEVELDVIDLYNHELPAVAGENIEVKYTLMVGQPIDRAHIESWRQIEALIAHFLSADAYLISAPMWNLSIPYALKYYIDCIVQPGYAFRYDDFGQLVPLVLGKKMLCVTSRGGDYSPGGYLNTLDFQEPYLRSIFGLIGITDLTFINAEGMDMPPTRPGNLANALETARTLAGSDEWQASTTTATAAAT; this comes from the coding sequence ATGAAGCTGCTGCACATCATCGCCTCGCCTCGCGGTGAGAACTCCACCTCAGTCCAGGTGGCGGATGCATTTCTGGAGGGCCTGCAGGAGCGAGGCGAGGTCGAATTGGACGTCATCGACCTGTACAACCACGAACTTCCGGCGGTGGCCGGGGAGAATATCGAAGTCAAATACACCCTGATGGTGGGACAACCGATCGACCGGGCACACATTGAGTCGTGGCGGCAGATCGAGGCGCTCATCGCGCACTTTCTCTCGGCCGACGCCTATTTGATTTCGGCGCCCATGTGGAATCTCAGCATCCCGTACGCCCTCAAGTACTACATCGACTGCATCGTCCAGCCCGGTTATGCGTTTCGCTACGACGACTTCGGGCAGCTCGTCCCGTTGGTGCTGGGCAAGAAGATGCTCTGTGTTACTTCACGTGGGGGCGACTACTCGCCCGGCGGCTACCTGAACACCCTGGATTTCCAAGAGCCTTATCTTCGCTCCATCTTCGGTCTGATCGGGATCACCGACCTCACCTTCATCAATGCCGAGGGGATGGATATGCCGCCGACGCGCCCCGGTAATCTAGCGAATGCGCTGGAGACTGCCCGCACCCTGGCCGGCAGTGACGAGTGGCAGGCATCCACGACCACGGCGACGGCCGCGGCCACCTAA
- a CDS encoding methylenetetrahydromethanopterin reductase has translation MDFGVVLQCNPPASKVIDLARQAENEGFSHVWTFDSHLLWQEPYVIYSQILNETRKVLVGPMVTNPATRDWTLTASTFATLNDMYGNRTICGIGRGDSAVRTLNGKPSNLKTLREAVHVIRELANGRTAEVSGTTVRFPWGTASRLDVWVAAYGPMALDLAGEIGDGFILQLGDTDIAAWMIARVRSSAERAGRDPLSVKFCVAAPAYVTAGDSEAELAHAREQCRWFGGMVGNHVADIVAKYGESGDVPEALTSYIAGRQGYDYNEHGRAGNTHTDFVPDEIVDRFCVIGPPEIQIQRMRELEALGVDQFALYLQHDAKAATLEAYGETVIPALRHTALATGDL, from the coding sequence ATGGACTTCGGTGTAGTTCTCCAGTGCAACCCGCCCGCGTCCAAGGTCATCGATCTGGCCCGTCAGGCCGAGAACGAGGGGTTCAGCCACGTCTGGACCTTCGACTCCCACCTCCTCTGGCAGGAGCCGTACGTCATCTACAGCCAGATCCTCAATGAAACCCGCAAGGTTCTGGTCGGGCCGATGGTCACCAACCCGGCCACCCGGGACTGGACGCTCACCGCCTCCACCTTCGCCACCCTCAATGACATGTACGGGAACCGGACCATCTGCGGCATCGGCCGCGGTGACTCGGCGGTACGCACGCTCAACGGAAAGCCGTCGAACCTCAAGACACTGCGGGAGGCCGTGCACGTGATCCGCGAGCTGGCCAACGGGCGGACGGCTGAGGTCAGCGGGACGACGGTCCGCTTCCCCTGGGGTACCGCCTCGCGCCTCGACGTCTGGGTGGCGGCCTACGGTCCGATGGCCCTCGACCTGGCCGGCGAGATCGGCGACGGCTTTATCCTGCAACTGGGTGACACCGACATCGCAGCTTGGATGATCGCCCGAGTGCGGTCCTCGGCCGAACGGGCCGGACGTGACCCGCTGTCGGTGAAGTTCTGCGTCGCGGCACCGGCCTACGTGACCGCCGGCGACTCCGAGGCCGAACTGGCCCACGCCCGGGAACAGTGTCGCTGGTTCGGAGGCATGGTCGGCAATCATGTCGCCGATATCGTCGCAAAATACGGCGAATCCGGTGATGTCCCCGAGGCCCTCACCTCCTACATCGCGGGGCGACAGGGCTACGACTACAACGAGCACGGCCGCGCCGGGAACACGCACACCGACTTCGTTCCGGACGAGATCGTCGACCGGTTCTGTGTCATCGGGCCGCCCGAGATCCAGATTCAGCGGATGCGCGAACTCGAGGCGCTGGGGGTCGACCAGTTCGCGCTGTACCTGCAGCACGATGCCAAAGCGGCCACCTTGGAGGCCTACGGAGAGACCGTCATTCCGGCGCTGCGGCACACGGCGCTGGCCACCGGAGATCTGTAG
- a CDS encoding dihydropyrimidinase, translated as MTTTFIHGGTVVSSTGSQPLDVLIDAETIVAVLQPGSTALGADLAATADVTIDATGKYVIPGGVDGHTHMQMPFGGTEASDTFATGTAAAAWGGTTSIIDFVVQTPGERLQDTLAAWHGKAAGQCAIDYGFHQIIGGVDEDALKAMTELVDEGVTSFKLFMAYPGVFYSTDGQILRAMQTAAETGSLLMMHAENGIAIDVLVAQALARGDTAPYFHGTSRAWQLEEEATHRAIMLADVTGAPLYVVHVSAKQALEQIAAARGRGQNVFAETCPQYLYLSLEEQLGAQGGEWGAFEGAKWVCSTPLRSRAEGHQDELWRYLRTGDVTTVSTDHCPFCMKGQKDMGIGNFAKIPNGIGSVEHRMDLMFQGVKSGQISLERWVEVCCTTPARMFGMYPRKGIISPGADADVVIYDPNGHTSIGVGKTHHMNMDYSAYEGFEIDGHVDTVLSRGSIIVDDGAFHGRAGHGQFVKRGLSQNLI; from the coding sequence ATGACGACGACATTCATCCACGGCGGCACGGTGGTCTCCAGTACCGGCTCGCAGCCGCTGGACGTGCTCATCGACGCCGAGACGATCGTGGCGGTGCTGCAGCCGGGCTCGACCGCTCTCGGCGCCGATCTTGCCGCGACGGCGGACGTGACCATCGACGCCACCGGGAAGTACGTCATCCCGGGCGGGGTCGATGGCCACACCCACATGCAGATGCCCTTCGGTGGCACCGAAGCCTCGGACACCTTCGCCACCGGGACCGCAGCGGCGGCCTGGGGCGGCACCACCTCGATCATCGACTTCGTCGTGCAGACGCCCGGCGAACGCCTGCAGGACACGCTCGCTGCCTGGCACGGCAAGGCGGCCGGCCAGTGCGCCATCGACTACGGCTTCCACCAGATCATCGGCGGCGTGGACGAGGATGCGCTCAAGGCGATGACCGAACTCGTCGACGAGGGCGTCACCAGCTTCAAGCTCTTCATGGCCTACCCGGGCGTCTTCTACTCCACGGACGGTCAGATCCTGCGGGCCATGCAGACCGCGGCCGAGACCGGTTCACTGCTGATGATGCACGCCGAGAACGGCATCGCCATCGACGTGCTCGTCGCGCAGGCGCTGGCCCGCGGCGACACAGCCCCCTATTTTCACGGTACATCCCGGGCCTGGCAGCTGGAGGAGGAGGCGACGCACCGGGCGATCATGCTGGCCGACGTCACCGGCGCCCCACTCTACGTGGTGCACGTCTCGGCCAAGCAGGCCTTGGAGCAGATCGCCGCCGCCCGCGGCCGTGGGCAGAACGTCTTCGCCGAGACCTGCCCGCAGTACCTCTACCTCTCACTCGAGGAGCAACTGGGTGCTCAGGGTGGCGAATGGGGTGCCTTCGAGGGGGCGAAGTGGGTCTGCTCGACGCCGCTGCGCTCACGGGCCGAGGGGCACCAGGACGAACTCTGGCGCTACCTGCGCACCGGCGACGTGACGACGGTGAGCACCGACCACTGCCCGTTCTGCATGAAGGGCCAGAAAGATATGGGGATCGGCAACTTCGCCAAGATCCCCAACGGCATCGGTTCGGTCGAACACCGGATGGATCTCATGTTCCAGGGCGTGAAGTCGGGACAGATCTCGCTGGAGCGGTGGGTGGAGGTCTGCTGCACCACACCGGCTCGCATGTTCGGCATGTACCCGCGCAAGGGCATCATCTCCCCCGGCGCGGATGCCGACGTGGTGATCTACGACCCGAACGGGCACACCAGCATCGGTGTCGGCAAGACACACCACATGAACATGGACTACTCCGCCTACGAGGGCTTCGAGATCGACGGGCACGTCGACACCGTCCTGTCTCGCGGGTCGATCATCGTCGACGACGGTGCCTTCCACGGCCGCGCCGGCCACGGGCAGTTCGTCAAGCGCGGCCTCTCGCAGAACCTCATCTGA
- a CDS encoding N-carbamoylputrescine amidase — protein MTVVRAAITQVAWTGEKQSMIDRHEELAREASRQGVGIIGFQELFYGPYFGATQDPKYYSYVESIPGPTTERFQALAAELRLVIVLPIYEVENEGEYYNTAAVIDADGTLLGKYRKHHIPNLPAFWEKFYFRPGNLGYPVFNTAVGRVGVYICYDRHFPEGWRELGLNNAQIVFNPSATKPGLSNRLWELEQPAAAVANQYFIAANNRIGQEIAEFGPDAPHFYGSSYFVDPRGNYVGEVASQDKEEIVIRDLDLDEITQVRQDWQFYRDRRPESYQKITAP, from the coding sequence ATGACAGTGGTACGCGCGGCGATTACCCAGGTCGCCTGGACGGGCGAGAAGCAGTCGATGATCGATCGGCACGAGGAACTCGCCCGCGAGGCGAGCCGTCAGGGCGTCGGCATCATCGGGTTCCAGGAGCTCTTCTACGGGCCTTACTTCGGGGCCACCCAGGATCCTAAGTACTACAGCTACGTCGAGTCGATCCCGGGGCCGACGACCGAGCGATTCCAGGCCCTGGCCGCCGAACTGCGTCTCGTCATCGTCCTGCCGATCTACGAAGTGGAGAACGAGGGCGAGTACTACAACACCGCCGCCGTCATCGATGCCGACGGGACCCTGCTCGGCAAGTACCGCAAGCACCACATCCCGAACCTGCCGGCGTTCTGGGAGAAGTTCTATTTCCGCCCGGGAAATCTTGGCTATCCGGTGTTCAACACCGCGGTCGGGCGGGTCGGTGTCTACATCTGCTACGACCGTCACTTTCCGGAGGGGTGGCGCGAACTTGGCCTGAACAACGCACAGATCGTCTTCAACCCGTCGGCCACCAAGCCGGGTCTCTCCAACCGGCTGTGGGAACTGGAGCAGCCGGCGGCCGCGGTGGCCAACCAGTACTTCATCGCGGCGAACAACCGCATCGGTCAGGAGATCGCCGAGTTCGGCCCGGACGCGCCGCATTTCTATGGCTCCTCCTACTTCGTCGATCCACGGGGTAACTACGTCGGCGAGGTCGCGTCGCAGGACAAGGAGGAGATTGTGATCCGCGACCTCGACCTCGACGAGATCACCCAGGTCCGGCAGGACTGGCAGTTCTACCGCGACCGCCGCCCGGAGAGCTACCAGAAGATCACCGCACCGTAG
- a CDS encoding Acyl-CoA synthetase (AMP-forming)/AMP-acid ligase II, with product MFFPLTVRDFIDRAELVYPDRIGIIDEPDQPAASQGALTYREVARRARAQAAQLDRLGVPVGGRVAVISQNSARLFTAFFGVSGWGRILVPINFRLAPAEIRYIVEHSGADVVYADPALKDVLDSLDVTHKFVFGESVDESDLYNFDAEPREWATPDEGATATINYTSGTTARPKGVQLTHRNLWLNATVFGLHTGISDRDVLLHTLPMFHCNGWGMPYGVTGVGGQHVVLRQVDGGEILRRVQQHGVTLMCAAPAVVNAALDAAADWDGPIPGRDKVRIVVAGAPPPTRTIERVLTDLGWEFIQIYGLTETAPLLTINRQRAEFDDLDANGRARRLVRAGAPALGVRVKIDDEGEVLAQSNHNLDGYWEQPEATADALAGNWFHTGDGGYIDDDAYLVISDRKKDVIITGGENVSSIEVEDVLNSHPAVREVAVIGLPDERWGELVTALVITDGTDLSAEEVIAHCRASLAGFKCPKRVEFVSELSRTATGKLQKFKLRQQFGG from the coding sequence GTGTTCTTCCCTCTCACCGTCCGTGACTTCATCGACCGCGCCGAACTGGTCTACCCCGACCGGATCGGGATCATCGACGAGCCTGACCAGCCGGCGGCCAGCCAGGGCGCCCTCACCTACCGCGAAGTGGCCCGACGGGCCCGGGCCCAGGCGGCCCAGCTGGATCGTCTCGGCGTGCCGGTGGGTGGCCGGGTCGCGGTCATCTCGCAGAACTCGGCCCGCCTCTTCACCGCCTTCTTCGGCGTCTCGGGCTGGGGGCGCATCCTGGTGCCGATCAACTTCCGGCTCGCCCCGGCCGAGATCCGCTACATCGTCGAGCACAGCGGCGCCGACGTCGTCTATGCCGACCCGGCGCTGAAGGACGTCCTCGACTCCCTCGACGTCACCCACAAGTTCGTCTTCGGCGAGTCCGTCGATGAGAGCGACCTCTACAACTTCGACGCGGAGCCGCGGGAGTGGGCCACCCCCGACGAGGGCGCCACCGCCACCATCAACTACACCTCGGGCACCACCGCCCGCCCCAAGGGCGTGCAGCTGACCCACCGCAACCTCTGGCTGAACGCGACCGTCTTCGGCCTGCACACCGGCATCAGCGACCGCGACGTGCTGCTGCACACGCTGCCGATGTTCCACTGCAACGGCTGGGGCATGCCCTACGGGGTGACCGGAGTCGGTGGGCAGCACGTCGTGCTACGCCAGGTCGACGGGGGCGAGATCCTGCGCCGGGTGCAGCAGCACGGCGTGACGCTGATGTGCGCGGCGCCGGCGGTGGTGAACGCCGCCCTCGACGCCGCGGCCGACTGGGACGGGCCGATTCCTGGACGGGACAAGGTCCGGATCGTGGTCGCCGGAGCCCCGCCGCCGACCCGCACCATCGAACGGGTCCTCACCGACCTCGGGTGGGAGTTCATCCAGATCTACGGCCTCACCGAGACCGCTCCGCTGCTCACCATCAACCGGCAGCGAGCCGAGTTCGACGACCTCGACGCCAACGGCCGGGCCCGCCGCCTGGTCCGGGCCGGGGCCCCCGCGCTCGGCGTGCGAGTCAAGATCGATGACGAGGGTGAGGTGCTGGCCCAGTCCAACCACAACCTGGACGGCTACTGGGAGCAGCCGGAGGCCACCGCCGACGCGCTGGCCGGCAACTGGTTTCACACCGGCGACGGTGGCTACATCGACGACGACGCCTACCTGGTCATCTCGGACCGGAAGAAGGACGTCATCATCACCGGCGGTGAGAACGTCTCATCGATCGAGGTGGAGGACGTGCTCAACTCCCACCCGGCGGTCCGCGAGGTCGCCGTCATCGGCCTGCCGGACGAGCGCTGGGGTGAGCTGGTGACGGCACTGGTGATCACCGACGGAACCGACCTCAGCGCCGAGGAGGTCATCGCGCACTGCCGCGCCTCGCTGGCCGGCTTCAAGTGCCCGAAGCGAGTCGAGTTCGTCAGCGAGCTCTCCCGCACCGCGACGGGCAAACTCCAGAAGTTCAAGCTGCGCCAGCAGTTCGGCGGCTAG